One genomic window of Melanotaenia boesemani isolate fMelBoe1 chromosome 20, fMelBoe1.pri, whole genome shotgun sequence includes the following:
- the ghsra gene encoding growth hormone secretagogue receptor a: MPSWPNDSKCLSHNCSWEETYNTTNNADHSLPPLNYYSIPVLTFITIACTLLFLVGVAGNVMTILVVSKYRDMRTTTNLYLCSMAVSDLLIFLCMPLDLYRMWKYRPWRFGDALCKLFLFVSESSTYSTILSITALSVERYLAICFPLRAKALVTKRRVRALIFILWTVSLLSAGPVFVLVGVERDSMEPQHFNSWMNETDFLEAADTRECRMTQYAVESGLMGAMVWLSSVFFFMPVFCLTVLYSLIGRRLWQRHRETNMSSRVAHRDKSNRQTIKMLVVVVLAFVLCWLPFHVGRYLQFRFLDAPSPLLSVLSEYCNLVSVVLFYLSAAINPILYNTMSWKYRSAAARLFGLTENQPSRSRTASTVKGDGSNGWTESMASF, encoded by the exons ATGCCCTCTTGGCCAAATGACTCGAAGTGTCTCTCCCATAACTGCAGCTGGGAAGAGACGTACAACACCACAAATAACGCTGATCACTCTCTGCCTCCCCTGAATTACTATTCAATCCCAGTCCTTACGTTCATCACCATTGCCTGCACACTGCTGTTCCTGGTTGGAGTGGCTGGAAACGTCATGACCATCCTGGTGGTCAGCAAGTACCGGGACATGCGCACTACCACTAACCTGTACCTGTGTAGCATGGCTGTATCAGACCTACTCATTTTCCTTTGCATGCCGCTGGATCTCTACCGCATGTGGAAGTATAGGCCCTGGCGCTTTGGGGACGCACTCTGCAAACTTTTCCTGTTCGTGTCAGAGTCATCCACATACTCCACCATCCTGAGCATCACTGCACTCTCAGTGGAGCGCTACCTGGCTATCTGTTTCCCGTTGCGCGCAAAGGCTCTGGTTACCAAAAGGCGTGTGCGCGCCTTAATCTTTATCCTTTGGACAGTGTCCCTTTTGAGCGCAGGCCCCGTATTTGTCCTAGTGGGGGTTGAGAGGGACAGTATGGAACCACAACATTTCAACTCTTGGATGAATGAGACTGACTTTTTGGAAGCTGCGGACACCCGGGAGTGTAGGATGACGCAGTACGCTGTAGAATCAGGCCTGATGGGGGCCATGGTGTGGCTGagctcagtttttttcttcatgccAGTTTTTTGTCTGACTGTGCTCTACAGCCTTATAGGCCGCCGGTTGTGGCAGAGACACAGGGAGACAAACATGAGCTCCCGTGTGGCTCACAGGGATAAAAGCAACAGACAGACCATCAAGATGCTGG TGGTGGTTGTGCTGGCCTTCGTCCTGTGTTGGTTACCGTTCCACGTAGGTCGATACCTGCAGTTCCGCTTCTTGGACGCACCATCTCCACTGCTGTCTGTGCTGTCTGAGTACTGCAACCTAGTGTCAGTGGTTCTCTTCTACCTGAGTGCGGCAATAAACCCCATCCTCTACAACACCATGTCCTGGAAATACCGGAGCGCAGCAGCGCGCCTCTTCGGCTTGACCGAAAACCAGCCGTCACGGAGCCGCACAGCCAGCACTGTGAAGGGAGACGGTTCGAACGGCTGGACGGAATCCATGGCCAGCTTCTGA